One Sphingomonas endolithica DNA segment encodes these proteins:
- a CDS encoding tyrosine recombinase XerC, whose amino-acid sequence MQETISAWADHLAQQRRRSAHTVRAYVATAHRLSAFLVEHWGESSSPARLAEVTAADLRAYLAFRRASGIGNASAARELSAVRGFLSFAAGEGTTPRLRGPSVKKGVPRPISPDEAVALAEDVADNAREPWIAARNWAVLMLLYGAGLRIGEALGLTGAILPLGATLSVTGKRAKTRIVPLLPQVREAVESYAALCPWPIAGKEALFRGAKGGVLDAALIRRAVQGARGRLGLGERTTPHALRHSFATHLLGRGADLRALQELLGHASLRSTQIYTAVDAAHLLDVYRNAHPRA is encoded by the coding sequence ATGCAGGAAACCATCTCCGCCTGGGCTGATCACCTTGCGCAGCAGCGGCGGCGATCGGCGCACACCGTGCGCGCCTATGTCGCCACGGCGCATCGATTGAGCGCGTTCCTGGTGGAGCATTGGGGCGAGTCGTCGTCGCCGGCGCGACTGGCCGAGGTCACGGCGGCGGACCTGCGCGCCTATCTTGCTTTCCGCCGGGCGTCGGGGATCGGCAATGCATCGGCGGCGCGTGAATTGTCGGCCGTGCGCGGGTTCCTGAGCTTCGCGGCGGGCGAAGGTACGACGCCGCGGCTGCGCGGGCCCAGCGTCAAGAAAGGCGTGCCGCGCCCGATCTCGCCCGACGAGGCGGTGGCGCTGGCCGAAGATGTCGCCGACAATGCGCGCGAGCCCTGGATCGCCGCGCGCAACTGGGCGGTGCTGATGCTGCTGTACGGCGCAGGCTTGCGCATCGGGGAGGCGTTGGGGCTGACCGGCGCGATCCTGCCGCTCGGCGCCACGCTCAGCGTCACGGGCAAGCGTGCCAAGACGCGCATCGTGCCGCTGCTGCCACAGGTGCGCGAGGCGGTGGAGAGTTACGCCGCCCTGTGTCCCTGGCCGATCGCGGGCAAGGAAGCGCTGTTTCGCGGTGCGAAGGGCGGGGTGCTGGACGCCGCCTTGATCCGCCGCGCGGTGCAGGGCGCGCGCGGGCGGCTGGGTCTGGGAGAGCGGACCACGCCGCACGCGCTACGCCACAGCTTCGCCACGCATCTGCTGGGTCGCGGCGCCGATCTGCGTGCGCTGCAGGAGCTGCTCGGGCATGCCAGCCTTCGTTCGACGCAGATCTACACCGCGGTCGATGCCGCGCACTTGCTCGACGTGTACCGTAACGCGCACCCAAGGGCTTAG
- the ada gene encoding bifunctional DNA-binding transcriptional regulator/O6-methylguanine-DNA methyltransferase Ada, with amino-acid sequence MAQTLTDPMLDPANAWAAFEARDRHSDGRFVGAVLTTGIYCKPSCPARHPKRENIVFYRDAAEARAAGFRACLRCKPDEVGRDRTAVARAVALIEAAEDLVALDALAAEVGYAPHHFHRLFKRATGVTPAAYARGLMAARAATALTREASVTEAIYEAGYSAPSRFYANGATRLGMSPSAWQRGGEGVTIRWTIAETSLGPMLVAATDKGLCRVSFDESEAALRVRFPRAEIVPGGTALAELVSRVVASVESPDRDQDLPLDVQGTAFQEAIWQALRQIPVGETRTYRELAAAAGNPGAVRAAGTACGANPVAIVVPCHRAQRADGTMGGYAYGVDRKMVLRRREGAREKS; translated from the coding sequence ATGGCACAGACACTCACCGATCCGATGCTCGATCCCGCCAACGCCTGGGCCGCCTTCGAGGCGCGGGACCGGCATTCTGACGGGCGCTTCGTCGGTGCGGTGCTGACCACCGGCATCTACTGCAAGCCAAGCTGCCCGGCGCGGCATCCCAAGCGCGAGAACATCGTGTTCTATCGTGACGCGGCGGAGGCGCGGGCGGCGGGGTTCCGCGCCTGCCTGCGCTGCAAGCCGGACGAGGTCGGGCGCGACCGCACCGCCGTGGCACGCGCCGTGGCGCTGATCGAGGCGGCCGAGGACCTGGTGGCGCTGGACGCGTTGGCCGCCGAGGTCGGCTATGCCCCGCACCATTTCCACCGCCTGTTCAAGCGCGCGACGGGCGTGACGCCGGCGGCGTACGCCCGCGGCCTGATGGCCGCGCGCGCGGCGACGGCGCTGACCAGGGAGGCAAGCGTGACCGAAGCGATCTACGAGGCGGGCTATTCGGCGCCGAGCCGCTTCTACGCCAATGGCGCGACACGACTGGGGATGAGCCCCTCGGCATGGCAGCGCGGCGGAGAAGGCGTGACGATCCGCTGGACGATCGCCGAGACGAGCCTGGGCCCGATGCTGGTCGCCGCCACCGACAAGGGGTTGTGTCGCGTGTCGTTCGACGAGAGCGAAGCGGCACTTCGTGTGCGCTTCCCCCGGGCGGAGATCGTGCCCGGCGGGACGGCCCTGGCCGAATTGGTGTCGCGCGTCGTGGCCAGCGTGGAATCGCCCGACCGCGACCAGGATCTGCCGCTCGATGTGCAGGGCACGGCGTTCCAGGAGGCGATCTGGCAAGCGCTCAGGCAGATACCGGTCGGCGAAACGCGCACGTACCGTGAGCTTGCCGCAGCGGCCGGCAACCCCGGCGCGGTGCGTGCGGCAGGCACCGCGTGCGGCGCGAACCCGGTCGCGATCGTCGTACCCTGCCACCGGGCGCAGCGCGCCGACGGGACGATGGGCGGCTATGCTTACGGCGTTGATCGCAAAATGGTGCTGCGCCGACGCGAGGGTGCGCGCGAGAAAAGCTGA
- a CDS encoding CPBP family intramembrane glutamic endopeptidase, which yields MLPTLPNTPSHSRVWRVIHYPLVLLVLGVITVAAAAFLSALVRPFFPIERDGRLAILFSCCAAGIFMGAYALFVRWIERRPVDELGTRNWAGELGWGLLAGLLLFSVVIGIIALLGGYRVIGSNPPSALYPAVAIAITSGVTEEIVLRGLFFRLVERLAGSWIALALSAALFGALHLANPNATLFAGFAIALEAGVMLAALYMVTRRLWAAIGLHAAWNLAQGGIYGVAVSGFDMGGLFRPRIAGPDLLTGGTFGAEASLPAIAVCTSFGIALLVVARRRGRIVQPSWVRRRDQRAALQE from the coding sequence ATGCTGCCGACACTGCCGAACACGCCATCGCACAGCCGGGTCTGGCGCGTGATCCACTACCCGCTCGTGTTGTTGGTGCTGGGCGTGATCACCGTCGCGGCCGCGGCGTTCCTGTCGGCGCTGGTCCGACCGTTCTTCCCGATCGAGCGCGACGGGCGGCTGGCGATACTCTTCTCGTGCTGCGCGGCGGGCATCTTCATGGGCGCCTACGCCTTGTTCGTGCGCTGGATCGAGCGGCGGCCGGTGGACGAACTCGGCACGCGCAACTGGGCGGGCGAGCTCGGCTGGGGATTGCTGGCGGGATTGCTGCTGTTTTCGGTGGTGATCGGGATCATCGCCCTGCTCGGCGGCTACCGCGTGATCGGCAGCAATCCGCCGAGCGCCTTGTACCCGGCGGTGGCGATCGCGATCACCTCGGGCGTGACCGAGGAAATCGTGTTGCGTGGCCTGTTCTTCCGGTTGGTCGAACGGCTGGCGGGAAGCTGGATCGCCCTCGCCCTGTCGGCGGCATTGTTCGGCGCGTTGCACCTCGCCAATCCGAACGCCACCCTGTTCGCCGGGTTCGCCATTGCGCTGGAGGCGGGCGTGATGCTGGCTGCATTGTATATGGTGACACGGCGGCTATGGGCGGCGATCGGGCTGCATGCCGCCTGGAACCTGGCGCAGGGCGGGATCTACGGCGTGGCGGTGTCGGGCTTCGACATGGGTGGGCTGTTTCGGCCGCGGATCGCGGGACCGGACCTGCTGACCGGCGGCACGTTCGGTGCCGAGGCATCGCTGCCGGCGATCGCCGTATGCACCAGCTTCGGCATCGCGCTGCTGGTCGTGGCACGACGCCGGGGCAGGATCGTGCAGCCTTCCTGGGTGCGTCGCCGGGATCAGCGCGCCGCGCTGCAGGAATAG
- the gshB gene encoding glutathione synthase, whose protein sequence is MSLTVAVQMDPIESINIAGDSTFALMLSAQARGHRLFHYAAEDLNYADGRVWARAHPVTVRPVVGDHFSFDEPVSLDLGDAADVVLMRQDPPFDLGYITATHLLERIAHKTLVVNDPASVRNAPEKVFVLDYPQFMPPTLVTRSLDEARAFLARHGEIVVKPLHGNGGKAIFKVGSDGANLSALIEVFNMTWREPHMIQAFLPDVVKGDKRIVLVDGEIAGAINRLPGEGEIRSNLAVGGSAVKTDLTETEQEICRVLGPELKRRGLLFVGIDVIGGKWLTEINVTSPTGIVAIDRFNGTDTGALIWAAIEAKVAARG, encoded by the coding sequence ATGTCGCTCACCGTCGCTGTCCAGATGGACCCAATCGAGTCGATCAACATTGCGGGCGATTCGACCTTCGCGTTGATGCTGTCGGCGCAGGCGCGCGGTCACCGGCTGTTCCACTATGCCGCCGAAGACCTGAACTATGCCGACGGACGCGTGTGGGCCCGGGCGCATCCGGTGACGGTGCGGCCCGTCGTCGGCGATCATTTCAGCTTCGATGAGCCCGTCAGCCTCGACCTGGGCGATGCGGCGGACGTGGTGCTGATGCGGCAGGATCCGCCGTTCGATCTCGGCTACATCACGGCCACACATCTGCTAGAGCGGATCGCGCACAAGACGCTGGTGGTGAACGATCCCGCCAGCGTGCGCAACGCGCCGGAAAAGGTGTTCGTGCTCGATTACCCGCAGTTCATGCCGCCGACGCTCGTCACGCGCAGCCTGGACGAAGCGCGCGCCTTCCTGGCCAGGCACGGCGAGATCGTCGTCAAGCCGCTGCACGGCAATGGCGGCAAGGCGATCTTCAAGGTCGGCAGTGATGGCGCGAACCTGTCGGCATTGATCGAAGTGTTCAACATGACGTGGCGCGAGCCGCACATGATCCAGGCGTTCCTGCCGGACGTGGTTAAGGGCGACAAGCGCATCGTGCTGGTGGACGGCGAGATCGCCGGCGCGATCAACCGCTTGCCCGGCGAAGGCGAGATCCGCTCCAACCTGGCGGTCGGCGGTTCGGCGGTGAAGACCGACTTGACCGAGACCGAGCAGGAAATCTGCCGCGTGCTCGGGCCCGAGCTGAAGCGTCGCGGGCTGCTGTTCGTCGGGATCGACGTGATCGGCGGTAAGTGGCTGACCGAGATCAACGTGACCTCCCCGACCGGGATCGTCGCGATCGATCGCTTCAACGGCACCGACACCGGCGCGCTGATCTGGGCGGCGATCGAGGCGAAGGTGGCGGCTAGGGGCTAA
- a CDS encoding DedA family protein has product MTEIIIDLIAWGGYLGIFLLMAAENVFPPIPSEVIMGLGGMAVARGQMELVPLILWGTVGTVVGNYFWYEIGRRLGYQRLKPFVDRHGRWLTMDWEEVEKLHRFFQRHGQWVVFVLRFMPAGRTIISLPAGMTRMPHWRFILATTAGSAIWNCILAGAGLYLGANFKELDHYVGPLAVATMVAMALFYLYRVATWKPRG; this is encoded by the coding sequence ATGACCGAAATCATCATCGATCTGATCGCCTGGGGCGGGTATCTGGGCATCTTCCTGCTAATGGCGGCGGAGAACGTGTTCCCGCCGATCCCGTCCGAAGTGATCATGGGCCTGGGCGGCATGGCGGTGGCGCGCGGGCAGATGGAGCTTGTGCCGCTGATCCTGTGGGGGACGGTCGGCACCGTCGTCGGCAATTATTTCTGGTACGAGATCGGCCGGCGGCTGGGGTATCAACGCCTCAAGCCGTTCGTCGACCGCCACGGCCGATGGCTGACGATGGACTGGGAAGAGGTCGAGAAGCTGCACCGTTTCTTCCAGCGGCACGGCCAATGGGTGGTGTTCGTGCTGCGCTTCATGCCGGCCGGGCGCACGATCATCTCGCTACCGGCGGGCATGACGCGCATGCCGCATTGGCGCTTCATCCTGGCGACCACCGCGGGCAGCGCGATCTGGAACTGCATCCTGGCGGGCGCCGGGCTGTACCTCGGCGCCAACTTCAAGGAGCTCGACCATTATGTCGGGCCGCTGGCCGTCGCCACGATGGTGGCGATGGCCCTTTTCTATCTGTACCGCGTCGCGACCTGGAAACCGCGCGGTTAG
- a CDS encoding S1C family serine protease, whose protein sequence is MTRLLILLAMMLGFTAPARADDISAAARGVVRVVTIAVVDDEVVGFGHGSGFAVAPNRIVTNAHVVELAARYPENVVVGVVPSEGDKSYQGKVIAIDTARDLALIEFTGVKLAPLAVYGGSVEEGGSVTALGYPGNVDLATARSSADYIRPLSPIRTEGVFSGRRTMSDVQVLLHTAGIARGNSGGPLLDACGRVVGVNSALTRGEEGDANFGFAIADVELVTFLRAAGQPFTAAASTCTSIAEQLRQDSDADARATADAQKAQQEAAGRAERERAAALVAAGDAAQRTRENIIALAAVLLVAGALALAGAGFLELRAQRTAAIWVAIVGALGLVAALAVFLMRPSGTPMLPVVTATSAAAVSSDAGMGKLVCTVVPARSRITVSSTADVALDWGDGGCMNGRTQYAENGRKWDRILVPGEEQTVSVLQFDPATRIYTNTRYLLSGAQMDSARKIRSQVKLKACSPDIAARANLSTQQAAIRSALPPLPNERIVYSCSAAR, encoded by the coding sequence ATGACGCGATTGCTGATCCTGCTGGCGATGATGCTCGGCTTCACCGCCCCGGCTCGGGCCGACGACATCTCCGCTGCCGCGCGCGGGGTCGTGCGGGTGGTGACGATCGCGGTGGTGGATGACGAGGTGGTGGGCTTTGGCCATGGCAGCGGCTTTGCCGTCGCGCCCAATCGTATCGTCACCAATGCCCATGTCGTGGAGCTTGCCGCGCGGTACCCCGAGAACGTGGTGGTGGGCGTGGTGCCGTCGGAAGGCGACAAATCGTATCAAGGCAAGGTGATCGCGATCGATACCGCGCGCGATCTTGCGCTGATCGAGTTCACCGGGGTCAAGCTGGCACCGCTCGCCGTCTATGGCGGCTCGGTCGAGGAAGGCGGGTCGGTGACGGCGCTCGGCTATCCCGGCAATGTCGATCTCGCCACCGCACGGTCGTCGGCCGATTATATCCGCCCGTTGTCGCCGATCCGCACCGAAGGCGTGTTCTCGGGCCGGCGGACGATGTCCGATGTGCAGGTGCTGCTCCACACCGCTGGCATCGCGCGCGGCAATTCGGGCGGGCCGCTGCTCGATGCCTGCGGCCGCGTGGTCGGGGTCAATTCGGCCCTGACGCGCGGCGAGGAGGGCGATGCGAATTTCGGCTTTGCCATCGCCGATGTCGAGCTCGTCACCTTCCTGCGCGCCGCCGGCCAGCCCTTCACCGCTGCGGCCAGCACATGCACGAGCATCGCCGAACAGTTACGCCAGGATAGCGACGCCGACGCGCGTGCCACGGCCGACGCGCAAAAGGCGCAGCAGGAGGCCGCAGGCCGCGCCGAGCGCGAGCGCGCCGCCGCCTTGGTCGCCGCGGGCGATGCGGCACAGCGCACGCGCGAGAACATCATCGCGCTGGCGGCCGTATTGCTGGTGGCGGGCGCGCTTGCGCTGGCGGGCGCCGGCTTCCTCGAACTGCGCGCGCAGCGCACCGCAGCGATCTGGGTCGCGATCGTCGGTGCGCTCGGCCTGGTGGCGGCGCTTGCCGTGTTCCTGATGCGCCCGAGCGGCACACCGATGCTGCCCGTCGTCACGGCGACATCGGCCGCCGCGGTCAGCAGCGACGCCGGCATGGGCAAGCTCGTCTGCACCGTCGTCCCCGCGCGCAGCCGCATCACCGTCTCCTCGACGGCGGATGTGGCGCTCGACTGGGGCGATGGCGGCTGCATGAACGGCCGCACGCAATATGCCGAGAATGGCCGCAAGTGGGACCGCATCCTGGTGCCGGGCGAGGAGCAGACCGTGTCCGTCCTGCAATTCGATCCTGCGACGCGGATCTACACCAACACGCGCTACCTGCTGTCGGGCGCGCAGATGGACAGCGCGCGCAAGATCCGCAGTCAGGTGAAGCTGAAGGCCTGTTCGCCCGATATCGCCGCCCGCGCCAATCTGTCGACGCAGCAGGCGGCGATCCGCAGCGCGCTGCCGCCGCTGCCCAATGAGCGGATCGTCTATTCCTGCAGCGCGGCGCGCTGA
- a CDS encoding sensor domain-containing diguanylate cyclase: MNAMTHFRIPQLTDEDRRLNALIALDLLDSEPETAFDALVGLAAQRFDCPVSLLTLIDRDRQWIKAKSGIDIAQTGRDIAFCDHTIRGDVPFVVNDATTDPRFAGNPLVTDHPDMRFYAGAPIHVATAEGRHAIGALCIIDNKPRTMTAEQLGALTRLASIAEALIAARSAAREAVSIAESAQEQSRMLRRQERVFGQLERMTMTGSWRLDLETDAITWTEGVYRIHEMKAVDQPDLTQALRHYPPGDRARISQALKGTIETGTTYEIDLDFFTALGNRRRVRSRGELEIEDGRPVAVVGVFQDITDSYRVERKLRESASTDEVTQIPNRAEFNRVLETELDHARHGADLVLVLVDLDDFKTINDTFGHLAGDDVLRAIGQRLRAPFLKGSFAARLGGDEFALLLTDPELTATASATIERLLDHLKNPVQSKDALLPISGTIGSARPGPGIDTVRELLHAADVALYTAKRARRGTAHAFTGVKLVAS; the protein is encoded by the coding sequence ATGAACGCAATGACCCACTTTCGTATTCCCCAGCTTACCGATGAAGACCGCCGCCTCAACGCCCTGATCGCCCTGGACCTGCTCGATTCCGAACCCGAAACCGCCTTCGACGCACTGGTCGGTCTTGCCGCACAACGCTTCGATTGTCCGGTATCCCTGCTGACGCTGATCGATCGCGACCGGCAGTGGATCAAGGCGAAGAGCGGCATCGATATCGCGCAGACCGGGCGGGACATCGCTTTTTGCGATCATACGATCCGCGGCGATGTGCCCTTCGTCGTCAACGATGCCACCACCGATCCGCGGTTCGCGGGCAACCCGCTGGTCACCGACCATCCCGACATGCGCTTCTATGCCGGCGCGCCGATCCATGTCGCGACTGCCGAGGGTCGCCACGCAATCGGTGCATTGTGCATCATCGATAACAAGCCGCGGACGATGACGGCGGAACAGCTCGGCGCGTTGACCCGGCTCGCTTCGATCGCGGAAGCGCTCATCGCCGCGCGTTCGGCTGCACGCGAAGCGGTGTCGATCGCCGAGAGCGCGCAGGAACAGTCGCGCATGCTGCGCCGCCAGGAACGCGTCTTCGGGCAGCTCGAGCGGATGACGATGACCGGATCATGGCGGCTCGATCTCGAGACAGATGCGATAACCTGGACCGAGGGCGTATACCGCATCCATGAGATGAAGGCCGTCGACCAGCCCGATCTGACGCAGGCGTTGCGCCATTATCCGCCCGGCGACCGCGCGAGAATCAGCCAGGCACTGAAAGGCACGATCGAAACCGGCACGACGTACGAGATCGATCTCGATTTCTTCACCGCGCTCGGCAATCGGCGGCGGGTGCGCTCGCGCGGTGAACTGGAGATCGAGGACGGCCGCCCGGTCGCCGTCGTCGGCGTGTTTCAGGATATCACCGACAGCTACCGCGTCGAGCGCAAGCTGCGCGAATCGGCGAGTACCGACGAAGTCACGCAGATCCCCAACCGCGCCGAGTTCAACCGCGTGCTCGAAACCGAGCTGGATCATGCTCGCCACGGTGCGGATCTGGTGCTCGTGCTGGTCGACCTCGACGACTTCAAGACCATCAACGACACGTTCGGCCATCTGGCGGGCGATGACGTGCTGCGCGCGATCGGCCAGCGGCTGCGCGCGCCATTCCTGAAGGGAAGCTTCGCGGCGCGCCTGGGCGGCGACGAGTTCGCGCTGCTGCTTACCGATCCCGAGCTGACCGCGACAGCGTCGGCGACGATCGAACGGCTGCTCGACCATCTCAAAAACCCGGTACAATCGAAAGACGCGTTGCTGCCGATATCGGGCACGATCGGATCGGCGCGGCCGGGGCCCGGCATCGACACGGTCCGCGAGTTGCTGCACGCCGCCGATGTGGCACTCTACACGGCAAAACGCGCACGCCGGGGCACGGCGCATGCTTTTACCGGCGTCAAGTTGGTGGCCAGTTGA
- a CDS encoding manganese catalase family protein, with protein sequence MFMHNKRLQYTVRVAEPNPVLASLMLEQFGGADGELAAAMRYFTQGLGETDAGRKDLLLDIATEELSHLEVIGSIVAMLNKGAKAQLAEASMTEAELYLSMTAGGNSHTQSLLYGGGPSLTNSSGVPWTAAYIDSRGDPTCDLRSNIAAESRAKIVYERLINITDDPGIKEALGFLMTREVAHQKSFEKALYAIENNFPTGKLPGIEKYANIYVNTSQGDGDENGPWNSGEQWERIDDLEKTMPIDGGDGTATVGLSKSDAAVAEKLAKRTASDPTSDPETGVDLGAGPGAGLITGEDLGGAKDVNDAAKMADAL encoded by the coding sequence ATGTTTATGCACAACAAGCGGTTGCAATATACCGTGCGCGTTGCCGAGCCCAATCCGGTGCTCGCTTCCCTCATGCTCGAGCAGTTCGGCGGCGCCGATGGCGAATTGGCCGCGGCAATGCGCTATTTCACGCAAGGTTTGGGCGAGACGGATGCAGGCCGCAAGGATCTGCTGCTCGATATCGCCACCGAGGAACTCAGCCATCTGGAGGTGATCGGCTCGATCGTCGCCATGCTCAACAAGGGCGCCAAGGCGCAGCTCGCCGAAGCATCGATGACCGAGGCCGAATTGTATCTGTCGATGACGGCGGGCGGCAACAGCCATACCCAGTCGCTGCTATACGGTGGTGGCCCTTCGCTGACCAACTCGTCCGGTGTGCCATGGACGGCGGCGTATATCGACAGCCGCGGTGATCCCACGTGCGATCTGCGCTCGAACATCGCTGCCGAATCACGCGCCAAGATCGTCTACGAACGGCTGATCAACATCACCGACGATCCCGGCATCAAGGAAGCACTCGGCTTCCTGATGACACGCGAAGTCGCGCATCAGAAGTCGTTCGAGAAGGCGTTGTACGCGATCGAGAACAACTTCCCGACCGGCAAGCTGCCCGGCATCGAGAAATATGCCAACATCTATGTCAACACCTCGCAGGGTGATGGCGACGAGAACGGCCCATGGAACTCCGGCGAACAGTGGGAGCGGATCGACGATCTCGAAAAGACCATGCCGATCGACGGTGGCGACGGCACGGCCACGGTCGGCCTGAGCAAGTCGGATGCGGCAGTGGCCGAGAAGCTCGCCAAGCGCACCGCATCGGATCCGACCAGCGATCCGGAAACGGGTGTGGATCTCGGCGCCGGGCCGGGTGCGGGCCTGATCACGGGCGAGGACCTTGGCGGTGCCAAGGACGTGAACGACGCGGCAAAGATGGCCGACGCACTTTGA
- a CDS encoding primosomal protein N' produces MSSRARVLVLNSALGPLDYRVPQGMAVEPGSIVIAPLGPRQLLGVVWEPERMPSDAEVGDNRLRNLVGVVDAPPLAAPLRRLVEWTAGYYLAPPAAVVRMAMPSSSALEGVKTITEYRATGELPDRLTPQREQALQRIGDRQGLIRELATIADVSDAVVRGLVKVGALEAIAVDIDSPFPLPDPDFQQPALSPDQRAASADLVAGVQARDFQPTLLDGVTGSGKTEVYFEAVAAAIREGRQTLVLLPEIALTEPFLQRFTARFGCEPVAWHSGLRSSQRRRAWRAISTGQALVTVGARSSLFLPYANLGLIVVDEAHETSFKQEDGVHYHARDVAVMRGKFESCPVILASATPAIETRQQVALGRYAELKLPGRWGAAEMPAIEAIDLIQSPPDRGRWIAPKLVAAMEETLARREQVLLFLNRRGYAPLTLCRICGHRFQCPNCTAWMVEHRLISRITCHHCGHLEPTPRVCPECGNEDTLVAVGPGVERIADEVKLLFPDAKTAVVTSDTIWSPAKAAEFVARMEAHDIDIVVGTQLVTKGYHFPNLTLVGVIDADLGLNGGDLRASERTFQQICQVSGRAGRGAKPGHVYIQTHSPDAPVMRALISGDAESFYETETESRREAGAPPFGRFAGIIVSSEDKAAAHETATLIGRTAPRLEGMETYGPAPAPLAMLRGRHRFRLLVHARRALDVQDVIREWLGALDWSSKVRVTVDIDPYSFV; encoded by the coding sequence ATGTCGTCCCGCGCCCGCGTCCTCGTCCTCAATTCCGCGCTCGGGCCGCTCGATTACCGCGTGCCGCAGGGGATGGCGGTCGAACCAGGATCGATCGTCATTGCACCGCTCGGGCCCCGCCAGTTGCTGGGCGTCGTGTGGGAGCCCGAGCGCATGCCTTCCGATGCCGAGGTCGGCGACAACAGGTTGCGCAACCTGGTCGGCGTGGTGGATGCGCCGCCGCTTGCCGCGCCGCTCCGGCGATTGGTGGAGTGGACCGCGGGCTATTACCTCGCGCCACCTGCGGCGGTGGTGCGTATGGCGATGCCGTCCTCCTCCGCGCTGGAAGGCGTGAAGACGATCACCGAATATCGCGCCACCGGCGAGTTGCCCGATCGGCTGACGCCGCAGCGTGAGCAGGCACTGCAGCGGATCGGCGACCGGCAAGGATTGATCCGCGAGCTGGCGACGATCGCCGACGTGTCCGACGCGGTGGTGCGCGGGCTGGTCAAGGTCGGCGCGCTGGAGGCGATCGCGGTCGATATCGACAGCCCCTTCCCCTTACCCGACCCCGACTTCCAGCAACCCGCATTGTCGCCGGACCAGCGCGCCGCCTCTGCCGATCTGGTCGCTGGCGTCCAGGCGCGCGACTTCCAGCCGACCTTGCTCGACGGGGTCACCGGATCGGGCAAGACGGAGGTGTATTTCGAGGCGGTGGCGGCGGCGATCCGCGAAGGCCGCCAGACGCTCGTCCTGCTGCCGGAGATCGCGCTGACCGAGCCGTTCCTGCAGCGGTTCACCGCACGTTTCGGGTGCGAGCCCGTCGCCTGGCATTCGGGCTTGCGCAGTTCGCAACGGCGCCGCGCATGGCGCGCCATCTCCACCGGTCAGGCGCTGGTGACGGTCGGCGCGCGTTCGTCCTTGTTCCTGCCTTATGCCAATCTCGGGTTGATCGTCGTCGACGAGGCGCATGAGACGAGCTTCAAGCAGGAAGACGGCGTGCATTATCATGCGCGCGACGTTGCGGTGATGCGCGGCAAGTTCGAAAGCTGTCCGGTGATCCTCGCCTCGGCCACGCCGGCGATCGAGACCCGGCAACAGGTCGCGCTCGGCCGCTATGCCGAACTGAAGCTGCCCGGCCGCTGGGGGGCGGCGGAGATGCCGGCGATCGAGGCGATCGACCTGATCCAGAGCCCGCCCGACCGTGGCCGCTGGATCGCGCCCAAGCTCGTTGCCGCAATGGAGGAGACGCTCGCACGGCGCGAACAGGTGCTGCTGTTCCTCAACCGGCGGGGATATGCGCCGCTCACGCTCTGCCGCATCTGCGGGCACCGCTTCCAATGCCCCAATTGCACCGCCTGGATGGTCGAGCACCGGCTGATCAGCCGCATCACCTGCCACCATTGCGGGCATCTGGAACCCACGCCGCGCGTCTGCCCCGAATGCGGCAACGAGGATACGTTGGTCGCGGTCGGCCCCGGCGTCGAGCGCATCGCCGACGAGGTAAAATTGCTGTTCCCGGACGCCAAGACCGCGGTCGTCACCTCGGACACGATCTGGTCGCCGGCCAAGGCGGCGGAGTTCGTCGCTCGGATGGAAGCGCACGACATCGACATCGTCGTCGGGACGCAGCTCGTCACCAAGGGCTATCACTTTCCCAACCTGACGCTGGTTGGCGTGATCGATGCCGATCTCGGGCTGAACGGCGGCGACTTGCGCGCGAGCGAACGCACGTTCCAGCAGATATGCCAGGTATCGGGCCGCGCCGGCCGCGGCGCCAAGCCCGGCCATGTCTATATCCAGACCCACAGCCCCGACGCACCGGTGATGCGCGCGCTGATTTCGGGCGATGCGGAATCCTTCTACGAGACGGAGACGGAGTCGCGCCGCGAGGCGGGGGCACCGCCCTTTGGCCGCTTTGCCGGCATCATCGTGTCGAGCGAGGACAAGGCGGCCGCGCATGAAACAGCCACGCTGATCGGCCGCACCGCGCCGCGGCTGGAGGGCATGGAGACCTACGGCCCCGCCCCCGCCCCGCTTGCCATGCTCCGCGGCCGGCATCGCTTCCGGCTGCTGGTACATGCACGCCGCGCGCTGGACGTACAGGACGTCATCCGCGAGTGGCTCGGCGCATTGGACTGGTCGAGCAAAGTGCGGGTCACCGTGGATATCGACCCTTACAGCTTCGTGTGA